From Bacteroidales bacterium, a single genomic window includes:
- a CDS encoding C25 family cysteine peptidase — protein sequence MGLFTRFGRLSTGFLFAFAMISFILAANPVKLNNDSNDIRITKNTGQGFTVSFSFSEFKTLDVKTSKGIFTRIIVPSYARSGVFGYPELPVKSELIEIPVNAEVQVRILNFDVKEYKLKDLGIDYLLLPNQPPVAKTGEPVEFIYEKSAYKVNAFRPVEIASVESLGTMRGVNIGRLDIMPVQYNPVSGMIRVYENLEIEITFGNADLPSTELNKQIYSNHYFSPVFNSLLNYREPENSGRENFSRYPVKFVIVADRMFEAQLQPLIEWKIKKGFTVIEAYTDDPNVGTTTFQIKAYLQNLYDNATPEDPAPTFVLFVGDIAQVPTWAGQAAGHVTDLYYCEYTGDYFPEIFYGRFSAQNTAQLQPQIDKTLMYEQYTMPTTTYLDTVVMIAGMDGTFGPVHGNGQINYGTENYFNASNGIFSYTYLYPESGSNAALIRQNISDGVTYANYTAHGSPDGWADPSFSVSHIPALQNDGKYGLLVGNCCSTSEYQVSECFGEAIVRAANKGAVGYIGASNSTFWDEDYYFGVGVGAIAGDPPSYEETTFGNYDRAFHTHGEPFGEWYTSMDQMIFAGNLAVTEGSPGSAEYYWEAYNLMGDPSLMVYFSEPPAMSVTFDPLIPLGSPTFTVYAPPYAYVAVSMDGIGLGAALADSNGVALVYLTGTPSPGNADVVVTAQNFQPFTGTVLIANPEGPYVMLNQFIINDINGNFNEIVEFGEDILLNVELKNWGNGDAVNSNATLSTDDEYISITDNYQDYGTILSQDSVMQPDAFRFTVAGYVPDMHIVPFNLNIQDETREIWNSSFSVTLYAPIMEIGSLTIDDTQSGNGNFRLDAGETVDFLLNCQNSGHCDALNILTVLQSYSPYITLYNTTYTFDTLAWGGMKQAVFTATLAEEIAAGTLIDLTFNLSSGPYSAVQLFNTPVGLIMEDFETANFETFTWVMGGMQPWQITGEGVYEGIYSARSGVITDDQNSAIFIDMDVAIDDSISFFRKVSCEDDPGSNDYDWLGFFIDNVEIERWDGEMGWQRMAYPVTAGQHSFKWVYTKDYSVSAGADAAWIDYIIFPALAPYVSVGDLSIKNQFDSFILPNPAREQTDLFIQLPSASPVSVTIYDLTGNKTGEVIKDRMLEAGSNRIKLETNDLRSGMYFCVITNGGQQLTKKLIINK from the coding sequence ATGGGACTTTTTACTCGTTTTGGAAGACTAAGCACCGGATTTTTGTTTGCATTTGCCATGATTTCATTTATACTGGCAGCGAACCCGGTTAAACTCAACAACGACTCAAATGACATCAGGATTACGAAAAACACCGGCCAGGGATTCACTGTTTCGTTCTCCTTCTCGGAATTCAAAACCCTTGATGTTAAAACGTCAAAAGGCATTTTTACGCGCATCATAGTGCCTTCATATGCGAGGAGTGGCGTCTTCGGATACCCTGAATTGCCCGTAAAAAGTGAATTGATCGAGATTCCGGTCAATGCAGAGGTCCAGGTCCGGATTCTTAATTTTGATGTGAAAGAATACAAATTAAAAGATCTGGGGATCGATTACCTGCTTCTGCCGAACCAGCCGCCGGTTGCCAAAACCGGAGAACCTGTGGAATTCATATATGAGAAAAGCGCTTATAAGGTTAATGCATTCAGACCTGTTGAAATTGCATCGGTCGAATCGTTGGGGACCATGCGGGGCGTGAATATCGGTCGCCTTGACATCATGCCTGTTCAATACAATCCCGTTTCGGGAATGATCAGGGTTTATGAAAACCTTGAGATTGAAATCACTTTCGGGAATGCTGACCTGCCTTCAACCGAGCTTAACAAGCAAATTTACAGCAATCATTACTTTTCACCGGTTTTCAATTCTTTACTCAATTACAGGGAACCGGAAAATAGCGGCAGGGAAAACTTTAGCCGTTACCCGGTTAAATTTGTGATCGTGGCCGACCGGATGTTTGAAGCCCAATTACAGCCGCTCATCGAATGGAAGATAAAAAAAGGATTCACCGTTATCGAAGCTTATACTGATGATCCGAATGTCGGGACCACCACATTCCAGATCAAAGCTTACCTGCAAAATCTCTATGATAATGCCACCCCTGAGGACCCGGCGCCAACCTTCGTCCTTTTCGTGGGTGATATCGCCCAGGTGCCTACGTGGGCGGGACAAGCTGCAGGCCATGTGACTGATCTCTATTATTGCGAATATACCGGTGACTATTTCCCGGAGATTTTTTACGGAAGATTTTCCGCCCAGAATACGGCACAATTGCAGCCACAGATCGATAAGACCCTAATGTATGAGCAATATACGATGCCAACAACTACTTACCTCGACACGGTCGTGATGATAGCCGGTATGGATGGTACTTTCGGACCTGTTCACGGCAACGGACAGATCAATTACGGCACGGAAAATTATTTCAATGCTTCTAATGGGATATTTTCTTATACATATTTATACCCGGAATCCGGGAGCAATGCCGCACTTATCCGCCAGAATATTTCCGACGGCGTTACCTATGCGAATTATACCGCTCATGGTTCCCCGGATGGCTGGGCCGACCCGAGTTTCTCAGTTAGCCATATCCCCGCATTGCAAAATGATGGCAAATATGGCTTACTGGTTGGCAATTGCTGTTCCACCAGCGAATACCAGGTGAGTGAATGTTTCGGGGAGGCGATAGTGCGTGCCGCTAATAAAGGGGCTGTCGGTTATATAGGTGCGTCCAACAGCACTTTCTGGGATGAAGATTATTACTTTGGCGTCGGTGTTGGCGCAATAGCCGGTGATCCACCTTCTTATGAGGAAACTACCTTCGGGAATTACGACCGTGCATTTCATACGCATGGCGAACCTTTTGGCGAATGGTATACCTCGATGGACCAGATGATCTTTGCCGGTAACCTTGCTGTCACGGAAGGCTCACCCGGTTCAGCCGAATATTACTGGGAAGCCTATAACCTGATGGGTGATCCTTCCCTTATGGTTTACTTCTCTGAACCTCCTGCCATGTCTGTTACCTTCGATCCGCTAATTCCGTTAGGAAGTCCCACTTTTACGGTTTATGCCCCCCCTTATGCCTACGTCGCAGTTTCCATGGATGGCATTGGCCTGGGTGCAGCCCTGGCTGATTCCAATGGCGTAGCACTGGTCTACCTGACTGGCACCCCTTCACCGGGAAATGCCGATGTTGTTGTTACAGCTCAGAATTTTCAACCATTTACCGGTACCGTCCTGATTGCTAATCCTGAGGGACCTTATGTGATGCTCAATCAATTTATCATCAATGATATCAATGGAAATTTTAACGAAATTGTCGAATTTGGTGAAGATATCCTGCTCAATGTCGAACTCAAGAACTGGGGTAACGGCGATGCGGTGAATTCCAATGCAACCCTTTCTACAGATGATGAATATATAAGTATTACTGATAATTACCAGGATTATGGGACTATCTTATCCCAGGATTCTGTGATGCAGCCGGATGCTTTCCGGTTCACGGTGGCCGGTTATGTCCCCGATATGCACATTGTGCCATTTAACCTCAACATTCAGGATGAAACGCGGGAGATATGGAATTCCTCTTTTTCAGTTACTTTGTACGCTCCCATCATGGAAATAGGCAGCCTGACTATTGATGATACGCAAAGTGGAAACGGCAATTTCAGACTTGATGCCGGAGAAACGGTCGACTTCTTATTGAATTGCCAAAACAGCGGCCATTGCGATGCTCTTAACATTCTTACAGTCTTACAGTCCTATAGTCCTTATATCACTCTATATAACACAACATATACCTTCGACACCCTTGCCTGGGGCGGGATGAAACAAGCCGTCTTCACGGCTACCCTTGCAGAAGAAATTGCAGCCGGAACCCTCATCGATCTGACCTTTAATCTTTCATCTGGCCCCTATTCGGCGGTTCAACTGTTCAACACACCGGTTGGCCTGATAATGGAGGATTTTGAGACAGCCAATTTCGAAACTTTTACATGGGTGATGGGTGGAATGCAACCCTGGCAGATTACCGGCGAAGGAGTTTATGAAGGAATATACTCAGCCAGGTCAGGGGTTATCACTGATGACCAGAATTCAGCCATTTTTATCGATATGGATGTGGCGATTGATGACAGTATTTCCTTTTTCAGAAAAGTTTCCTGCGAAGATGATCCCGGCAGCAATGACTACGACTGGCTCGGATTTTTTATCGATAATGTTGAAATAGAGCGCTGGGACGGCGAAATGGGTTGGCAAAGAATGGCGTACCCGGTTACAGCGGGTCAACATTCCTTCAAATGGGTTTATACCAAGGATTACTCCGTTTCCGCCGGTGCAGATGCCGCCTGGATCGATTACATCATCTTCCCGGCTCTTGCCCCTTATGTCTCGGTTGGAGACCTTTCAATTAAAAATCAGTTTGACTCCTTCATCCTGCCAAACCCGGCAAGGGAACAGACCGATCTCTTTATCCAGCTTCCATCTGCTTCCCCAGTCTCGGTTACTATTTATGACCTTACGGGAAATAAGACCGGGGAAGTCATTAAAGACAGGATGCTCGAAGCAGGATCCAACCGGATAAAGCTGGAAACCAATGACCTTCGTTCAGGAATGTACTTCTGTGTCATAACAAACGGTGGTCAGCAGCTGACAAAAAAATTAATCATCAATAAATAA
- a CDS encoding ABC transporter permease, with protein MLFPFYIAKRYLIAKKSHNIINIISIISVIGVMVGTGALIIVLSVFNGFEGLVLGLFNSFNPDLKVTVNEGKTFTLTEEQSRKIKHIPGIAFVIETVEENALARFGDKQSIVMMKGVEDDFTKMTPLDDFMLNGSYTLGSSNKPAAVIGAGVAYYLGIYPEEFAVPMSLYLPKRTRKALTGTPEQTFNSQPVHVAGVFTIQQEFDLSYVIVPISLARELLEYENEVTSLEVGLKPDANQSIAVKEIRAVMGSGFDIKDRYQQQATLYRVMKSEKWAVFFILTLILVIAAFNMIGSLSMLIVDKKKDIAVLWSLGASKSQIRKIFFTEGMMISLAGGLLGLFLGGLLALLQQESGLLRLGGGEGTYIVDAYPVKVQLFDFIYVMITVVMIGAATTWYPVRQISRKYLAQRMNFFLTR; from the coding sequence ATGCTCTTCCCTTTCTACATTGCCAAACGTTACCTGATCGCGAAAAAGTCGCATAACATCATCAACATCATTTCGATTATTTCTGTCATCGGCGTGATGGTTGGCACTGGGGCGCTGATCATCGTCCTTTCTGTGTTCAATGGGTTTGAAGGCCTTGTCCTGGGCTTGTTTAATTCGTTTAATCCTGATCTTAAAGTCACGGTTAATGAAGGGAAAACCTTCACCCTTACCGAGGAACAAAGCAGGAAAATCAAGCATATCCCCGGAATTGCCTTCGTTATTGAAACAGTGGAAGAAAATGCCCTGGCCCGGTTTGGCGATAAGCAAAGTATTGTGATGATGAAAGGGGTGGAGGATGATTTTACAAAAATGACCCCTTTGGATGATTTTATGCTGAATGGCAGTTACACCCTGGGAAGCAGTAATAAGCCGGCAGCCGTGATCGGCGCGGGTGTGGCTTATTATCTCGGCATTTACCCGGAAGAATTTGCTGTTCCGATGTCGCTTTATCTTCCTAAAAGGACACGGAAAGCCCTGACCGGGACTCCCGAGCAAACGTTCAACAGCCAACCGGTCCATGTAGCCGGCGTTTTCACCATACAGCAGGAATTTGATCTTTCTTATGTTATTGTGCCTATCAGCCTGGCAAGGGAATTGCTTGAATATGAGAATGAGGTGACCTCTTTGGAAGTCGGGCTGAAGCCCGATGCAAATCAGTCAATAGCTGTCAAAGAAATCAGGGCAGTTATGGGTAGCGGTTTTGACATCAAAGACCGCTACCAGCAGCAAGCAACGCTTTACCGCGTCATGAAATCTGAAAAATGGGCGGTCTTCTTTATCCTCACCCTGATTTTGGTCATCGCCGCTTTCAATATGATCGGCTCATTATCGATGCTGATCGTTGATAAGAAAAAGGATATAGCTGTACTATGGAGTTTGGGAGCAAGTAAATCACAGATCCGGAAGATATTTTTTACGGAGGGAATGATGATCTCCCTTGCAGGCGGATTGCTGGGGCTTTTCCTGGGCGGATTGCTTGCCCTGCTGCAGCAGGAATCCGGCCTCCTCAGGCTGGGTGGCGGCGAAGGTACCTATATCGTGGATGCCTACCCGGTAAAAGTTCAACTGTTTGATTTTATTTATGTGATGATAACCGTGGTTATGATCGGCGCAGCCACTACCTGGTATCCCGTCAGGCAGATCTCCAGGAAATACCTGGCACAACGGATGAATTTCTTTCTGACAAGATAA
- a CDS encoding metallophosphoesterase, translated as MKKIYLILLPILLITGILTSVAGCNKNEPTGPDKPIDSVGHIRWGTKLSPLEKVTISWRSAGSEDKFRWGYTSSCEKGEFDAKLRGDLLRGLNIQEHTFDLLEPSSMIYYSIYDSKNKTWTDQATFQTAPDPTLNHFKFTAGGDSRTNQEAWHLVSEAIERLDFSIFLGDLVNNGMMGRDWEDWYAYGEKFISKNLVFYVRGNHDIGNIFNNNLVNPGNGKYYAFEFADAIFIGLDDHDKATYTDQTEFIDSVFSNNTDKIWRFVFFHRPFYTSGRHAGEMDDLFDSWWKLFDDYGVDMIFNGHEHCYSRTKPINRNVPDISAVDEYGSGPGQGRCQIIAGSYGAPRYPVHEGWFVEKSFDRYLYTTIEINGNELIFKAIDAETGEKFDELILNK; from the coding sequence ATGAAAAAAATCTACCTGATCCTTCTTCCAATTTTACTTATAACAGGTATTTTAACAAGTGTTGCCGGATGTAATAAAAATGAACCAACAGGGCCCGACAAACCTATTGACAGTGTCGGACACATCCGATGGGGCACCAAATTGTCGCCATTGGAAAAAGTCACCATCTCCTGGAGAAGTGCAGGCAGTGAAGACAAATTCAGGTGGGGATACACCTCTTCCTGCGAAAAGGGCGAGTTTGATGCAAAATTAAGGGGCGATCTTCTCCGCGGTTTAAATATCCAGGAACATACCTTTGACCTGCTGGAGCCTTCCTCGATGATATATTATTCTATCTACGATTCGAAAAATAAAACCTGGACAGACCAGGCGACTTTTCAAACAGCACCTGACCCCACATTAAATCATTTCAAATTCACTGCCGGAGGTGACAGCAGGACTAACCAGGAAGCCTGGCATTTGGTATCAGAAGCCATAGAACGCCTGGATTTTTCTATATTTCTGGGGGATCTTGTTAATAATGGCATGATGGGGCGTGATTGGGAAGATTGGTATGCTTACGGAGAGAAATTCATTTCAAAGAACCTGGTATTTTATGTCAGGGGAAATCATGACATAGGAAATATCTTCAATAACAACCTGGTAAATCCGGGTAACGGAAAATATTATGCGTTCGAATTTGCTGATGCAATATTTATCGGCCTTGATGATCATGATAAAGCAACATATACTGACCAAACTGAATTTATCGATTCTGTATTCAGCAATAATACCGACAAAATCTGGCGATTCGTATTTTTTCACCGGCCATTTTACACTTCCGGCCGTCATGCCGGTGAAATGGATGATTTATTTGATTCATGGTGGAAATTGTTTGACGATTATGGAGTTGATATGATCTTCAATGGCCATGAACATTGCTACTCAAGGACAAAACCCATCAACAGAAATGTACCTGATATATCGGCAGTAGATGAATACGGAAGCGGTCCTGGTCAGGGAAGATGCCAGATCATAGCCGGTTCTTACGGAGCTCCCCGTTATCCGGTGCATGAAGGGTGGTTTGTTGAAAAGTCATTTGACAGATATCTTTACACAACCATCGAAATAAACGGCAATGAACTCATTTTCAAAGCCATTGATGCAGAAACAGGTGAAAAATTTGATGAGTTGATTCTTAATAAATAG
- the aqpZ gene encoding aquaporin Z, translated as MEAKATKKYLAEFFGTFVLVFIGCGSAVIAGDKIGFLGIALAFGLAMLSMVYAIGPVSGCHINPAITISMLFAGKISAKDSMGYILAQILGAILGASILFLIAGGLEGYDIAQNGLGQNGYADHSPNGYNMMSALIAEIVLTFIFLLVIFGSTSDAAPKGFAGLSIGISLAFIHMVGIPITGTSVNPARSIGPAVLAGGAALSQLWLFIIAPIIGGILAAIVWKYLIAPKKIMIA; from the coding sequence ATGGAAGCAAAAGCAACAAAAAAGTACTTAGCTGAATTCTTCGGCACTTTTGTGCTTGTATTCATTGGCTGCGGAAGTGCCGTCATTGCCGGGGACAAGATCGGTTTCCTGGGAATAGCCCTGGCATTTGGTCTTGCTATGCTCTCTATGGTTTACGCAATCGGTCCTGTTTCAGGGTGCCATATCAATCCGGCCATAACTATTTCCATGCTCTTTGCCGGCAAGATCAGCGCCAAGGATAGCATGGGATACATCCTGGCCCAGATCCTTGGAGCAATCCTGGGCGCCAGCATCCTTTTCCTTATCGCCGGCGGCCTGGAAGGATATGATATCGCTCAAAACGGCCTGGGCCAGAACGGTTATGCCGATCATTCCCCAAATGGTTATAATATGATGTCGGCGCTCATTGCTGAAATCGTGCTGACTTTCATCTTCCTGCTGGTGATCTTCGGATCTACCAGTGATGCAGCCCCAAAAGGATTTGCAGGTCTATCCATCGGCATCTCCCTGGCTTTCATCCACATGGTTGGCATTCCTATCACCGGCACATCGGTAAATCCGGCCAGGAGCATTGGACCGGCAGTATTGGCAGGTGGAGCAGCTTTATCACAGCTTTGGCTTTTCATCATTGCTCCGATCATCGGTGGTATCCTCGCTGCCATCGTCTGGAAATACCTTATTGCTCCGAAGAAAATAATGATTGCATAG
- a CDS encoding aldehyde reductase yields the protein MKNIDKTKPVMITGATGYVAGWIVKKLLEEGFTVHATVRDPENKESVKFLDALAAKAPGKIVYFKADLLKEGSYDEAMKGCELVYHTASPFTSKFTDPQKDLVDPALKGTKNVLESVKRTESVKRVVLTSSCAAIIGDAKDCLSCPNGIGTEEQWNITSTLNHQAYSYSKTVAEKAAWEINKAQNRWDLVVINPSLVIGPGINPNATSESFNLIRQLGDGRMKAGAPLFYLGVVDVRDLAEAHFKAGFTPEAQGRHIISAENTSILAVSSILQKKFGNIYPFPKKTLPKFLVWLMAPTAGFTRKMISRNVDYQWKVDNSKGVKELGMKYRPIEGSIVDFFQQMIDNKVFK from the coding sequence ATGAAGAATATTGATAAAACCAAGCCCGTGATGATTACCGGAGCAACAGGATATGTTGCCGGTTGGATTGTAAAAAAACTTTTGGAGGAAGGCTTTACGGTGCATGCGACCGTTCGGGATCCGGAAAACAAGGAGTCCGTAAAATTCCTGGATGCCCTTGCCGCGAAAGCTCCCGGTAAAATCGTCTATTTTAAAGCCGACTTACTTAAAGAAGGCTCTTATGATGAGGCAATGAAAGGTTGCGAACTCGTATATCACACCGCTTCACCTTTTACAAGCAAGTTTACTGATCCTCAAAAAGACCTTGTGGACCCTGCTCTGAAAGGGACAAAAAATGTACTGGAATCGGTAAAAAGGACAGAATCGGTAAAGCGTGTTGTACTGACAAGCAGTTGTGCCGCTATTATTGGCGATGCAAAAGACTGCCTGAGCTGCCCGAATGGAATCGGGACCGAAGAGCAGTGGAATATTACTTCAACCTTAAATCATCAGGCTTATTCGTATTCAAAGACTGTTGCAGAAAAAGCCGCGTGGGAAATCAATAAAGCACAAAACCGCTGGGATTTGGTTGTCATCAATCCGTCGTTGGTCATTGGTCCTGGAATAAACCCAAACGCAACCTCTGAAAGTTTTAACCTGATCCGTCAGTTGGGCGACGGGAGGATGAAAGCGGGTGCTCCTCTTTTTTATTTAGGTGTTGTAGATGTCAGAGACTTAGCCGAAGCGCATTTCAAAGCCGGTTTTACACCGGAAGCACAAGGAAGGCATATTATTTCGGCAGAAAATACCAGCATTTTAGCTGTATCTTCTATCTTACAAAAGAAATTTGGCAATATATATCCTTTTCCTAAAAAGACCCTGCCCAAATTCCTTGTTTGGCTGATGGCACCAACTGCCGGATTTACGCGTAAAATGATCAGCAGAAATGTGGACTACCAATGGAAGGTCGACAATTCAAAAGGTGTTAAAGAACTTGGCATGAAATACCGGCCAATTGAGGGTTCAATTGTCGATTTCTTTCAGCAAATGATTGATAACAAGGTATTCAAATAG
- a CDS encoding DoxX family protein, which yields MKNILFHSGKHKPLSSFALLILRASFGSMMITHGWPKLVNFAEKAASFPDPLSIGSRYSLSLTVFAEFFCAILVVLGLGTRFAAFPLMFTMAIASFIIHVGDPFGDKELSLMYLVAFTTVLILGAGNYSLDKAISGK from the coding sequence ATGAAAAACATCCTTTTCCATTCGGGAAAACATAAACCACTCTCTAGTTTTGCCCTTCTGATCCTTCGGGCTTCATTCGGGTCAATGATGATTACGCACGGGTGGCCTAAACTGGTGAATTTTGCTGAAAAAGCTGCTTCATTCCCGGACCCCTTAAGTATTGGCAGCAGATACTCTTTAAGCCTGACGGTTTTTGCGGAGTTTTTTTGCGCGATTCTGGTGGTGCTTGGACTGGGAACCCGTTTCGCTGCATTCCCCCTTATGTTTACTATGGCCATCGCATCTTTCATAATTCATGTGGGAGATCCTTTTGGAGATAAAGAGTTGTCGCTGATGTACCTGGTCGCTTTCACTACTGTTCTTATCCTCGGAGCAGGAAATTATTCACTGGATAAAGCCATCTCAGGGAAATAA
- a CDS encoding T9SS type A sorting domain-containing protein, whose product MKTRQPFFIFQLGIFFIFFLNIPESNSQPFWEWEAKTPLTDSVSDNINPYLLHLYSDSQGEMVTMVWEKSTDPISTAIYFRNLISTDEPQIVVYDPGVHFTHPKILKIYDSFDFLFYVFYQSDQNGNQDIYYMKYGVDGQFTGPFPFVTSEFDENEFEAGNDSYWDRSFNDRFIVSILTWTSNGDLVTCNLEKNGEVFSFSEPEVLDSGNCSSPVIVNDEMIYYIREDETGSFIYYIPTEYPSGNWGEPVLFFNGGNCFNLAEDNVYPSYIAWSADSNAVYRNYIASSWPPYYGYAIGPEQDTPLDPAICTLVIGVEPEALQFNEYYMAFPYQENLNNEIFMNQGYNWGDPEFFNFSQSNTENRNPEFYLGEISSWNVDCFYVYLIWEELRNEHWQILSSKTVMCVGGIDENAEKENFIMTYPNPFIDKVNITYTISAGDYIQINVNDIYGRNIRNLFNGKQCSGQQIINWDGRDNSGNRLPPGLYLISLTTGTQKYSTRILRID is encoded by the coding sequence ATGAAAACAAGACAACCTTTTTTCATTTTTCAATTAGGAATATTCTTCATCTTCTTTCTAAACATTCCCGAATCAAACAGCCAGCCCTTCTGGGAATGGGAAGCTAAAACTCCGCTGACGGATTCGGTTTCTGACAATATTAATCCTTACTTGCTCCATTTGTATTCCGATAGTCAGGGAGAGATGGTGACGATGGTGTGGGAAAAATCCACGGATCCGATCTCAACAGCCATATATTTCAGGAATTTGATCAGCACCGACGAGCCGCAAATCGTTGTTTATGATCCCGGCGTTCATTTTACGCATCCAAAAATTTTGAAAATATATGACAGCTTTGATTTCCTATTTTATGTCTTTTATCAAAGTGACCAGAATGGAAACCAGGATATCTACTATATGAAATACGGTGTAGACGGGCAGTTTACCGGGCCATTTCCTTTTGTAACAAGTGAATTTGACGAAAATGAGTTCGAAGCTGGAAATGACAGCTATTGGGATAGATCATTCAACGACAGGTTTATTGTAAGTATTTTAACCTGGACGAGCAATGGCGACCTTGTGACCTGCAACCTGGAGAAAAACGGTGAAGTATTTTCCTTTTCCGAACCCGAGGTTTTAGATAGCGGTAATTGTTCCAGTCCTGTCATTGTCAATGATGAAATGATCTATTACATTCGTGAAGATGAAACCGGCTCCTTTATATATTACATACCCACTGAATACCCATCGGGAAATTGGGGTGAGCCTGTTCTTTTTTTTAATGGAGGAAATTGCTTTAACCTGGCTGAAGATAATGTTTATCCATCGTACATTGCCTGGTCTGCTGATTCAAATGCCGTTTACAGGAATTATATTGCTTCCTCCTGGCCCCCATATTATGGCTATGCAATAGGACCGGAGCAGGATACCCCGCTTGACCCGGCGATTTGCACCCTTGTGATCGGGGTTGAGCCTGAGGCGCTGCAGTTTAATGAATATTACATGGCATTTCCATACCAGGAGAACTTAAATAATGAAATCTTCATGAACCAAGGCTATAACTGGGGGGACCCTGAATTTTTTAATTTTTCCCAATCAAATACTGAAAACCGGAATCCTGAATTTTATCTTGGCGAAATTTCTTCATGGAATGTGGATTGTTTTTATGTCTATTTAATCTGGGAAGAGTTACGGAATGAACACTGGCAGATTCTCAGTTCAAAGACGGTAATGTGTGTGGGTGGAATTGATGAAAATGCTGAAAAAGAAAATTTTATCATGACTTATCCTAATCCATTCATTGATAAAGTTAATATTACTTATACCATTTCAGCCGGTGATTATATTCAGATCAATGTCAACGACATTTATGGCCGGAATATCCGAAATCTTTTCAACGGTAAACAATGTTCAGGACAACAAATAATCAATTGGGATGGCAGGGATAACTCAGGAAACCGCCTCCCGCCGGGCCTTTATCTGATCAGTCTGACAACTGGTACGCAAAAATATTCTACCAGAATTTTAAGGATTGATTAA
- a CDS encoding glycoside hydrolase family 3 C-terminal domain-containing protein codes for MRIRQWNECLHGVGRAGRATVYLKAAAMAALAGVNLNCGYIYKHIPDAIAKGLIMEATVDSILRPLLRTRFRLGLFDPPEMVPWSTLCPEVVNSLEHRALAYEAAVKSIVLLQNKNQVLPLDRDSIRNIFVTGPTSADVMALVGNYNGWSGDMVTFLEGIISAVDVGTVVDYSQGCFMNTPGDYTGFWEAKMADVIVMCLGNSKMMEGEEGEAMLNPEGGDRSDIRLPESQREFTEGEKIHAELTIINTGDRAGEEVVLVYASKAGKSLGKPGFYMRGPEKTLVGFSRVFLEAGESKTIPIEADLLDMHQWDAANQKYFVEKGNYVLQVDPCGSGGFSMQVEIE; via the coding sequence ATGAGAATAAGACAGTGGAATGAATGCCTGCACGGGGTCGGCAGGGCCGGCCGGGCTACGGTTTACCTGAAAGCCGCCGCCATGGCAGCCCTGGCCGGCGTTAACCTGAACTGTGGCTATATTTACAAGCATATCCCGGATGCCATAGCAAAAGGGCTTATCATGGAAGCTACGGTCGACAGCATCCTGCGACCCTTGCTGAGAACCCGTTTTAGGCTTGGGCTCTTCGATCCGCCGGAAATGGTCCCCTGGTCAACCTTATGCCCTGAAGTTGTCAACAGTCTTGAACACCGGGCGCTTGCTTACGAAGCGGCCGTCAAATCCATCGTCCTTCTTCAAAATAAAAACCAGGTCCTGCCGCTAGACCGGGACTCCATCCGGAATATTTTCGTTACCGGCCCTACCTCGGCTGATGTCATGGCATTGGTCGGCAATTATAACGGCTGGTCAGGCGATATGGTCACTTTTCTCGAAGGTATCATTAGTGCTGTCGATGTTGGCACCGTGGTGGATTACTCCCAGGGTTGTTTTATGAATACCCCGGGAGATTACACCGGCTTCTGGGAGGCGAAAATGGCGGATGTGATCGTCATGTGCCTGGGAAATTCCAAAATGATGGAAGGTGAAGAAGGAGAAGCTATGTTGAATCCTGAGGGTGGTGACCGGTCTGATATTCGTCTGCCGGAAAGCCAGCGGGAGTTCACCGAAGGTGAGAAGATCCATGCAGAACTGACGATCATCAATACCGGCGACCGGGCGGGTGAAGAAGTGGTGCTGGTTTATGCATCCAAAGCCGGGAAATCACTTGGCAAGCCTGGTTTTTACATGCGTGGCCCGGAGAAAACCCTGGTGGGATTTAGCCGGGTCTTCCTTGAAGCCGGTGAAAGTAAAACCATTCCAATCGAAGCCGATCTTTTGGATATGCACCAGTGGGATGCGGCAAATCAAAAGTATTTTGTGGAGAAAGGGAATTATGTTCTTCAAGTGGATCCGTGTGGCAGTGGCGGGTTTTCGATGCAGGTGGAGATAGAATAA